From Sphingopyxis sp. USTB-05, the proteins below share one genomic window:
- a CDS encoding VOC family protein codes for MQQQIAVVTLGIADLVRSRRFYSEGFGWTPVFANEEIAFYQMNGLILGTWLEAKLAEDMTRTSFGGPGAFALAHNVGSAEEVDAVIAALEAAGGRVLRPGDAPPHGGYRGYVADPDDHAWEIAWNPAWPIDAEGHVTFGA; via the coding sequence ATGCAGCAGCAGATTGCAGTCGTGACGCTCGGGATCGCGGATCTCGTCCGGTCCCGCCGCTTCTATAGCGAAGGCTTCGGCTGGACGCCGGTGTTCGCGAACGAGGAAATCGCCTTCTATCAGATGAACGGTCTGATCCTCGGCACATGGCTTGAGGCAAAGCTCGCCGAGGACATGACGCGGACCTCGTTCGGAGGCCCGGGGGCCTTCGCGCTCGCCCATAATGTCGGGTCGGCGGAAGAGGTCGATGCAGTGATCGCGGCACTGGAGGCTGCAGGCGGGCGGGTGCTCCGGCCAGGCGATGCACCGCCGCATGGCGGCTATCGGGGCTATGTCGCCGATCCCGACGATCACGCCTGGGAAATCGCTTGGAATCCGGCTTGGCCGATCGACGCCGAAGGCCATGTGACCTTCGGCGCCTGA
- a CDS encoding HU family DNA-binding protein produces MNHADLSDAVASALGTSKADGKKAVDAVFAAIADAAAKGEEVSVNGFGKFKVKESAAREGRNPSTGETIQIAASKKLGFGAAKAVKDRLNG; encoded by the coding sequence ATGAACCATGCCGACCTTTCGGACGCAGTTGCTAGCGCGCTCGGAACCAGCAAGGCCGACGGCAAGAAGGCTGTCGACGCCGTGTTCGCCGCGATCGCCGACGCCGCCGCCAAGGGCGAGGAAGTATCGGTAAACGGCTTCGGCAAGTTCAAGGTCAAGGAAAGCGCAGCCCGCGAGGGCCGCAACCCTTCGACCGGTGAGACCATCCAGATCGCGGCCTCGAAAAAGCTCGGCTTCGGCGCGGCGAAGGCGGTCAAGGATCGCCTCAACGGCTAA
- a CDS encoding SOS response-associated peptidase has translation MCNLYTERKSAAEVAAHFGVDLPVPAFNSAEDVYPGYSGMVVREEQGKRVLRSMTWGFPRHSKSKKTGLPNKPSPTNNARDDQLFNPYGMWSQWFAQPAHRCLIPFTAFAEAVGEKGAMTKTWVSVTDQPLAAWAGLWRPTDEWGDAYTGVMVDATEELLDIHDRMPVILRPEDHETWLHAPADEAFGLVRKYPGDRLVAEHSNDPWSNRGRTSPPLPDMPTLL, from the coding sequence ATGTGCAATCTCTACACCGAGCGCAAAAGCGCGGCCGAGGTTGCGGCGCATTTCGGCGTCGACCTCCCCGTACCGGCGTTCAACAGCGCCGAGGATGTGTATCCCGGCTATTCGGGCATGGTCGTCCGCGAAGAGCAGGGAAAGCGCGTCCTGCGCTCGATGACCTGGGGTTTTCCGCGCCACTCCAAAAGCAAGAAGACGGGCCTGCCTAACAAGCCGAGCCCGACGAACAACGCACGCGACGATCAGCTCTTCAATCCTTATGGTATGTGGAGCCAATGGTTTGCCCAGCCGGCGCATCGCTGCCTGATCCCGTTCACCGCCTTTGCCGAAGCCGTCGGCGAAAAAGGCGCAATGACGAAGACCTGGGTCAGCGTCACCGATCAGCCGCTTGCGGCCTGGGCGGGACTATGGCGCCCCACCGACGAATGGGGCGACGCCTATACCGGCGTGATGGTGGACGCGACCGAGGAACTGCTCGATATCCACGACCGCATGCCGGTGATCCTCCGTCCCGAAGATCATGAGACTTGGCTGCACGCGCCCGCCGACGAAGCATTCGGGCTCGTGCGCAAATATCCGGGCGACCGCCTCGTTGCCGAGCATAGCAACGACCCCTGGAGCAACCGCGGCAGGACGTCGCCCCCGCTCCCCGATATGCCGACCCTGCTCTGA
- a CDS encoding endonuclease encodes MNQRLLFIAATLLSLSACAGAEQASQPFSPSVLQDRPLTLASWNLEFLAEHNGDGCQPRTDADYAAMRQIADGLDADLIAFQEAESVAAAERVFDPARYTVVMEERAGRPSGTCGGEHKSQRVIRQAVGFAIRKTIAFDRHPDVTSLMLGNPQLRSGVDITLRPERARPLRLLSIHLKSGCFAGDTAKACPILSEQIPALEAWVDAAAEAPVRFALLGDWNRRLGLAADRVWSELDDGTPSNADLRLADAGTGPKCDPRYDSFIDHIVLDRRAGADMLSFAETLYGSGTKHYSDHCPISVTLAR; translated from the coding sequence ATGAACCAGCGCCTCCTTTTTATAGCTGCTACTCTCCTTTCGCTCAGCGCTTGCGCGGGCGCCGAGCAAGCTTCGCAGCCCTTTTCGCCCTCTGTCCTGCAAGACCGGCCGCTCACCCTGGCGAGCTGGAACCTCGAATTCCTTGCCGAGCATAACGGCGACGGATGTCAGCCGCGAACCGACGCCGACTATGCCGCCATGCGGCAGATAGCCGATGGGCTCGACGCCGACCTGATCGCGTTTCAGGAAGCGGAGAGTGTCGCGGCGGCAGAGCGCGTGTTCGACCCCGCCCGCTATACCGTCGTCATGGAAGAGCGCGCCGGTAGGCCCAGCGGGACCTGCGGCGGCGAGCACAAGTCGCAGCGCGTGATCCGCCAGGCTGTCGGATTCGCGATCCGCAAGACCATTGCGTTCGACCGCCACCCCGATGTGACCAGCCTCATGCTCGGCAATCCTCAACTGCGCTCGGGCGTCGACATCACGCTCCGACCTGAGCGCGCGAGGCCGCTCCGTCTGCTTTCGATCCACTTGAAGTCGGGCTGCTTTGCCGGAGATACCGCCAAGGCGTGCCCGATCCTGTCCGAGCAGATCCCCGCGCTAGAGGCGTGGGTCGATGCGGCTGCCGAGGCGCCTGTGCGCTTCGCCCTGCTCGGCGACTGGAACCGCAGGCTCGGCCTTGCAGCCGACCGCGTCTGGTCCGAGCTCGATGATGGCACGCCCTCGAACGCCGATCTCCGTCTCGCAGATGCCGGGACGGGACCGAAATGCGATCCGCGCTACGACAGTTTCATCGATCATATCGTCCTTGACCGGCGCGCCGGCGCGGACATGCTGAGCTTTGCCGAGACGCTCTACGGGTCGGGCACCAAGCATTACTCCGATCATTGTCCCATATCGGTGACGCTGGCGCGGTGA
- a CDS encoding alpha-ketoglutarate-dependent dioxygenase AlkB has translation MKHNPVSKSAAAQADLFGRALLPGLEAAEAFVTEAEEAALIAHIEHAGLEAFKFQQWEGKRLTRSFGWSYDFQTGVFARAAPIPDWLAPIAARAERFSELPPGALAQALLISYGPGAGIGWHKDRPVFEHVVGISLGAEAAMRFRRRRGDKFDRFALPLAPRSIYRFTGEARHAWEHSIAPIETARWSITFRSLAS, from the coding sequence ATGAAACACAACCCTGTCAGCAAAAGTGCCGCGGCGCAGGCCGATCTGTTTGGCCGTGCACTGCTTCCCGGTCTCGAAGCGGCCGAAGCCTTCGTCACGGAAGCCGAGGAAGCGGCGCTCATAGCCCATATCGAACATGCTGGGCTCGAGGCCTTCAAATTCCAGCAATGGGAGGGCAAACGCCTCACCCGCTCATTCGGATGGAGCTATGATTTCCAGACGGGGGTTTTCGCACGCGCCGCGCCGATCCCCGACTGGCTCGCGCCGATCGCCGCTCGCGCCGAGCGTTTTTCAGAACTTCCGCCGGGCGCCCTCGCGCAGGCGCTGCTGATTTCATACGGCCCCGGGGCCGGCATCGGCTGGCATAAAGACCGGCCCGTCTTCGAGCATGTCGTCGGCATTTCGCTGGGAGCAGAGGCGGCGATGCGCTTCCGGCGCCGCCGAGGAGACAAGTTCGACCGCTTTGCACTGCCGCTCGCGCCCCGCTCGATCTATCGTTTCACCGGCGAAGCGCGGCACGCGTGGGAACATAGCATCGCGCCGATCGAGACGGCGCGCTGGTCGATCACCTTCCGCAGCCTCGCGAGTTGA
- a CDS encoding nuclear transport factor 2 family protein: MQLIEAIARCEEELRAAMLAGDVEALERLLAEDMIFVDQQGVRRSREGDIAAHRSGLLDLSSLDFRGDRRIWSHGDVASVVVTADVAGTYAGAAFFGTFAYLRLWKQQGDCWQIILAQCTACSSSEL; encoded by the coding sequence ATGCAGCTGATCGAGGCTATTGCGAGGTGCGAGGAAGAGCTGCGGGCCGCGATGCTGGCCGGCGATGTCGAGGCACTGGAGCGGCTGCTTGCGGAGGACATGATCTTCGTCGATCAACAGGGGGTCAGGCGATCGCGGGAGGGTGATATAGCGGCGCACCGTTCGGGCCTGCTCGACCTGAGTTCACTCGACTTTCGCGGCGACCGCCGCATTTGGTCCCACGGTGACGTGGCGAGCGTCGTCGTAACGGCCGATGTCGCGGGAACCTATGCCGGCGCGGCTTTCTTCGGGACTTTTGCCTATCTCCGGCTCTGGAAGCAGCAGGGCGACTGTTGGCAGATCATTCTCGCTCAATGCACGGCTTGTTCCTCGTCGGAACTGTGA
- a CDS encoding cbb3-type cytochrome c oxidase subunit I: protein MRSETGFDPALYERFPTRHERPKEEEKDLRRIWCKPKGWEYLLAVNNNYIGIYYLGTAFLFFLMAGVLALLMRAQLAAPMLEILPQGTYNQVFTMHGTVMMFLFAVPAVEAAGVLLLPQMLAARDLPFPRLSAYAFWAYAVGGLCFFASIFVGLAPDGGWFMYPPLTSKAYSPGINTDFWLLGIGFIEISAIAGAIEIIVGVLRTRAPGMRLDRMPIFAWAMLVFAVMIVIAFPSIILGTLLLEIERAFGWPFFDATRGGDPLLWQHLFWFFGHPEVYIIFLPAAGMMSMIVATVAGERLVGYRLIVLAMIATGFISFGVWAHHMFTTGMPPMTTGFFSAASMAVSVPAGIQVFSWIATLAIGKPKFNAPGLFVMGSIVIFVTGGLTGVMVAMVPFDWQAHDSYFIVAHLHYVLIGGMVFPLFAAFYYWIPMVSKRALSERLAKWVFGLMFLGMNVAFLPMHLAGLQGMPRRVYTYLPGQGFELPNLISTVGAFMLGLGVLLFLVDLARNFRLAPGEGNAGNVYGGGTLEWLPSELYSTRSIPVVTSREPLWDDPALAHEVEKGRYFLPRSATGRRETIVTSPLLAEPQYLQIMPGPSPWPFAAAIFTAGFFLALTVQAYMFAWVSGVLAVISVLRWLWETDRPVEIEGVDIGADIRVPTYVTGPASHGWWAMVILLVVMGMIFLMALFSLAFLSSNQPGFWRPPPPLGEAISILGLYAVAIGLALTARACLRRSPFWSVFALLLSAAVSSAALGMDYVSWSSSELGPTASGQGAVVYALLALQACAAAIAILMALYCAARAVRGLVPQPRNNSIDLTMLFLVYTAAQGVTGALVSRLVGAGG, encoded by the coding sequence TGCCGCAGGGCACCTATAATCAGGTCTTCACCATGCACGGCACGGTGATGATGTTCCTCTTCGCGGTGCCCGCGGTCGAGGCGGCAGGCGTGCTCCTGCTCCCGCAGATGCTCGCGGCGCGCGATCTGCCGTTCCCGCGGCTGTCCGCCTATGCCTTCTGGGCCTATGCCGTCGGCGGACTTTGTTTTTTCGCCTCGATCTTCGTCGGGCTCGCGCCCGACGGCGGCTGGTTCATGTATCCGCCGCTGACGTCCAAGGCCTATTCGCCGGGAATCAACACCGACTTCTGGCTGCTCGGCATCGGCTTCATCGAGATCAGCGCGATCGCGGGGGCGATCGAGATCATCGTCGGCGTGCTGCGGACGCGCGCGCCGGGCATGCGCCTCGACAGGATGCCGATCTTCGCCTGGGCGATGCTCGTCTTCGCAGTGATGATCGTGATCGCCTTTCCGAGCATCATTCTCGGCACCTTGCTGCTCGAGATCGAGCGCGCGTTCGGCTGGCCCTTCTTCGACGCGACGCGCGGCGGAGACCCCTTGCTCTGGCAGCATCTCTTCTGGTTTTTCGGCCACCCCGAGGTCTATATCATCTTCCTGCCCGCCGCCGGGATGATGAGCATGATCGTCGCGACCGTCGCGGGCGAGAGGCTCGTCGGCTACCGGCTCATCGTCCTTGCGATGATCGCGACGGGCTTCATCAGTTTCGGCGTGTGGGCGCATCATATGTTCACCACCGGCATGCCGCCGATGACGACGGGCTTCTTCTCGGCCGCCTCGATGGCGGTCAGCGTGCCGGCGGGCATCCAGGTCTTCTCGTGGATCGCGACGCTCGCAATCGGCAAGCCGAAGTTCAATGCGCCCGGCCTCTTCGTGATGGGCAGCATCGTTATTTTCGTGACGGGGGGTCTGACGGGTGTGATGGTAGCGATGGTGCCCTTCGACTGGCAGGCGCACGATAGCTATTTCATCGTCGCGCACCTCCATTATGTCCTGATCGGCGGCATGGTCTTTCCGCTGTTTGCGGCCTTCTATTACTGGATTCCGATGGTGAGCAAGCGGGCGCTGTCGGAGCGGCTCGCGAAATGGGTGTTCGGCCTCATGTTCCTCGGCATGAATGTCGCCTTCCTGCCGATGCATCTGGCGGGGCTGCAGGGCATGCCGCGCCGCGTCTACACCTATCTGCCGGGGCAGGGCTTTGAGCTTCCCAATCTCATCTCGACGGTCGGCGCTTTCATGCTCGGGCTCGGTGTGCTCCTCTTCCTCGTCGACCTGGCGCGCAATTTCCGGCTCGCGCCGGGCGAGGGCAATGCCGGGAATGTCTATGGCGGCGGCACGCTCGAATGGTTGCCGAGCGAGCTCTATTCGACGCGCTCGATCCCGGTCGTCACCAGCCGCGAGCCTTTGTGGGACGATCCGGCGCTCGCGCATGAAGTCGAAAAGGGGCGCTATTTCCTCCCGCGCTCGGCGACTGGCCGTCGCGAGACGATCGTCACCAGCCCGCTGCTCGCCGAGCCCCAATATCTGCAGATCATGCCGGGGCCGTCGCCATGGCCCTTCGCCGCCGCGATCTTTACTGCGGGCTTCTTCCTCGCGCTGACGGTGCAGGCCTATATGTTCGCATGGGTGAGCGGCGTCCTCGCGGTGATCTCGGTACTGCGATGGCTTTGGGAAACCGACCGGCCGGTCGAAATCGAGGGTGTCGACATTGGCGCCGACATCCGCGTCCCGACCTACGTTACCGGGCCGGCGAGCCATGGCTGGTGGGCGATGGTCATCCTGCTGGTTGTGATGGGCATGATCTTTCTCATGGCGCTGTTCAGCCTTGCCTTCCTGTCCTCGAACCAGCCGGGCTTCTGGCGGCCGCCGCCGCCCCTCGGCGAGGCGATATCGATCCTGGGGCTCTACGCTGTCGCAATCGGTCTCGCGCTCACGGCACGCGCATGCCTTCGACGCTCGCCCTTCTGGTCGGTATTCGCGCTTCTTTTGTCCGCGGCGGTTTCGAGTGCGGCGCTTGGCATGGATTACGTGAGTTGGTCGAGTAGCGAACTTGGTCCCACCGCGAGCGGGCAGGGGGCTGTCGTCTATGCGCTGCTGGCCCTTCAGGCATGCGCAGCGGCGATTGCAATCTTGATGGCGCTTTACTGCGCGGCGCGTGCTGTGCGGGGCCTTGTCCCGCAGCCTAGGAACAACAGCATCGACCTCACGATGCTCTTTCTCGTCTACACCGCGGCACAGGGGGTGACGGGCGCACTCGTCTCGCGACTGGTCGGCGCTGGCGGATGA